ACCGGCGTCATCATCGCTACCAAGCTCGTCTACCGCCTGCGCGCGACCGGCGGCCGCTACGGCCTGGCCACCATGTGCATCGGCGGCGGACAGGGAATCGCAGTTATCGTGGAGGTGCTCTAATCATGTCTCAGACCATCAAGAAGGCCGCCGTCATCGGCGCAGGTTCCATGGGCGCGGGCATCGCCGCCCACATGGCAAACGCGGGCATCGAGGTGCTCCTGCTCGACATGTCCACCGACGGCGCCACCCACGGGGAGCGCAGCGCTCGGGCGCGGGCGGGCGTTGAGACCCAGCTCAAGCGCCGCGGCTTCATGCGCCCGGAGTTCGCCGAGCGCGTGACCGCCGGAAACACCGAGGACGATCTGGCACGCCTTGGCGAGGTCGATTGGGTGGTCGAGGCCATCTTCGAGAACCTCGAGGCCAAGCGCGAGCTCTACGCCCGCTTGGAGGAACACCTCGCGCCCGAGGCGCTGCTCACCTCGAACACCTCCACCATCCCGCTGGCCCAGCTGGTCGAGGGGATGCCCGCCACCCGTCGCGAGCGCTTCGCCATCACGCACTTCTTCAACCCGCCGCGCGTCATGCGGCTGGTCGAGCTGGTCTCCGGCGCCGACACCAGCGAGGACACGCTCGCCACCCTGCGCCGCGCGTGCGAGCGCCAGCTGGGCAAGGTCGCCCTCGACTGCCGTGACACCCCGGGCTTCATCGCCAACCGCGTGGGCAATCTGTGGATGGCCGCGGGCGCGCGCATCGCGCTCGACTCCGGCGTCGTGCCCGAGCTTGCCGACGCCACCTTCGGCCGTCAGTTCGGCATCCCGCGCACCGGCATCTTCGGGCTCTTCGACTACATCGGGCTGCAGCTCGTCCCGCCGATCTGGGCCAGCCTCACCGCGGCGCTGCCCGCCAGCGACGCCTACCACCGCTACCCGATCGTGGACGACCCGCTGTTCAAGGGGCTGCTCGAGCGCGGGCTCACCGGACGCACCGGCCCGTCGGGCATCTACCGCGGCCGCGACGAGGTCATCGGCGAGGGCTTCGAGTACCGGCAGCGCCAGCCCATCGAGGACCCGGCCGCGGCGAAGAAGACCGCCCTCGAGGTCATGGAGACCGCGAGCCCCGGCGGCCGCTTCGCCCGCGAGACGTACCTGGCCACCCTGCGCTACTGCATCGACACGGCCGCCGAGATCTGCGACACCGTCGACGGCATCGACGTGGCAATGGAGCTGGGCTACGCCTGGAAGCAGGGCCCCTTCCGCTTGGCCGATTCCATCGGCCTGGAGTGGCTGCGCGCCGCCTTCGCCGAGCAGCCCGAGGGCGTCCCCGCGCTGCTCGAGGCGGCGATCACGGCGGGCGGCTTCTACCCCGGGCCGGGCAAGGTGCTGCGCGCCGACGGGCAGGTCGCGGACGTCGCTGCCCGCGAGGGCGTGGTCACCGTGGCCGAGCTCGCGGGCCGGCCGGACACGCGGGTGGTCGCGGAGAACGCGGCCGGGCGCGTCCTGCTGCTGGTGGGCGGCGTCGGCATCTTCAACCTGGCAACGCCGATGAACTCGCTCAACGCCGAGGCCTTCGACCTCATCCAGCGCACCGTCGTGGAGGGGCCCTCGTGGGGAGTGAAGGCGCTGGTCATCGCATCCGACGAGGCCCGCGCGTTCAGCGCCGGCGCCAACCTAGGCACCCTCGTCGAGGCGGCGGAGACCGGCGACGACGCCGCCGTCGAGGTGCTCATGCGCCGCGGCTCCACCACGCTGCGCGAGCTGCGCAAGGCGCCGTTTCCCGTGGTCGCGGCGGTGCGCGGCGTGGCGCTCGGCGGCGGCATGGAGCTCCTGCTGGCCTGCGACAAAACGGTCATCCACGCGGAGTCGCGCCTCGGCTTCCCCGAGCGCGTCGTGGGGCTCTACCCTGCGTGGTGCGGCACCGTGCGCACGCTCGAGCGACTCTACCGCCACGGCGCCGAGGACCCGGTGCGCGCCGCGTTCGGCCTCATCGCCGCGGCCGACCAGCGGGCCCCGTTCGACCTGCAGGCCCTAGGTGTCCTCGGGGAGGAGGATCGGATCGTGCTCAGCGTCGACCACGTCATCGGCGACGCGGTCGAGCTCGCTTCGTCGCTTGCCGACGGCTACGCCCCGCCATCCGACGGCGAGGTGCCGGTGTGGACCTCGTCGACCCTGCTCATCGACACCATCGACGTCTCCGAGATGAGCGAGACCGACATGGCGATCCTCACCGCGCTGGCGAGCGTGTACACGATCGAGGGAGCGGAAACCGTAGGCGTCGATACGCTCGCGGAGCGCGAGGTCGACCGCTGCGTGCCGCTGCTGCTTCGCCCGGAAAACCTCGAGCGGGCGCGCCACATGGCAGCGACGCGCAAGGCGTTAAGAAACTAGGTGCAAGTCGGGCTCGGAGCGGCCTAGGAAAGATTCGGCTTCACAGTTACCGTTGGTGCGTAGAATCTCGACGGGTGCTCCGTTTCTTTCACACAGGTGCCGCGAATTTGAATGCCGTCATGAGAGTTCGATCGTCCTCGTCACGCCGATGCGGGCGCAGAATTCTTCATCGTGACTTACGATGATGATCGCCCCTCGGTAGGCATCGAGTGCAGAGGCAAGCCATTCAACTGTCAGCATGTCAAGGTTGTTCGTAGGCTCGTCAAGAAGCAGTAGCGTCGGTGCTGGCTCGCGGAGGATCGCTCGGGCGAGTTCGACGCGGAAGCGCTCGCCGCCGGATAGGGTTCCAATCTTCGCGAAGACTTTGTCATTCTGGAAGCACAGCCGTGCAAGTTGGTCGCGCGTTCGCTGTGGAGTCCCGCCGACCACTGCCATTACGGTGGCTTCGTTTGGCAAATCGATACGCTGCCGAACATATCCTGCGCGTGGTGACGACGCAAAGATGGCATTCATCAGCGTGGTCTTGCCGCATCCGTTGGGCCCGGCGATGCGGACACGCTCTGGACCCGCTACGATCTCGCGCCGCCCAACCGCTTCGAATTCTGCGATACGGGTACCGTTTGCGACAAAGGTCTCGGGCAGTTCGATATAGACCCCCTCTATATCTCTAATCCGAGCGGCTGCAGAATCCGTCACAGCTTGAGCTGCAGCGACTTTCCCCTTGCACTCTTGGCGGCGCTTTGCTGACGAGTGTTCGGAGCGGTTCTTATCGTTTCCCATAGCGATCGGCGGCTTACGCTTTTCTCGAGAGAACTTGGCACCGCGCCGGGCATCGCGCGCGAGACGGGTCTCCATAGATTGCTGCTCTTTCAACTCGCGACGGACAACCGACTTTGCGTCGCGAAGCGCGCGTGCGGCTGAATCTTGTTCACTGCGGACAGCAGCCTCGTAGTAATCTAGGTTCCCCTCGAAAAAACGGAGTTTTCCCTGGTAGAGCTCGGCAGTCTCTTCAACCCGCCGCAGCACGGCGCGGTCGTGGCTGACTACGATGACTTGGTTCTTCGTGTTCTCAAGGAAATGATAAAAACTTTCCTTGGCATCGCCGTCGAGGTTGTTGGTAGGCTCATCGAGCACGATGACCTCAGGGTTTTCGGCTAACACGGCGGCAAGTGCTACACGGACCGCCTCCCCTCCAGAGAGCGAGTCGAGGCGCCGCGACAAAGCAGATTCGTCAGCAGCCAATGAGGAAAGCCCCGCCTCGTGCAAGTGTTTGCGAAGGCGTTCGGCCTCATCCCAGCGGTTGCCTACCATATCGAAGTGCTCTGGACGGGGGTCGCCTGCCTCGATTGATTCAATGGCATGCAGGATCGCAGTCGCACCGAAGACATCAGCGATGCTTCGTTCTGCGGCGATGCCGAGATCTTGGGGAAGATAACCGACGCGGTCCGGTCGGATTACAGTTCCAGAACTAGGCTCAAGTTCGCCGATGAGGATCTTGATGAGAGTGGATTTGCCAGAGCCGTTCTCGCCGGTAATACCGGTGACGCGGGCGTTGAAGACCCCGCTAACGTCGCGAAGGCAGTGTGTGGCGTCTGGCCAAGAAAACGAAAGGTGAGAAAAAGAAATGGGCAAGAAAAAGCATCCCTTCAGCAGACGATATGGGCTGAAGGTACTTCCTCCAGCAGGCGCTAGAAACAGGCTGCAATCTTCATGGGGACCATTATCTTTCTTTCGGTGGTTTGGGCGGTTAGCTTAACACTCCGCGATCTTGAAAGCAACGATTGCTTACTCGACTTGGGACGCAGCGGGGTGACCAATTAGTTCTCCATTTCGTTGATCTGCGGGTTTGTGTTTTTGCTGCGGCCGATTTCTGCGCTAAATGGGACAGGATCAAGGTAACTGTTGGCGCGATCTCTCATGGTTCCATTTCCCCACTGTGAGAAGTATTTCCGTGAAAACCGCAGTGCAATCCCTAGTCAGCGAGTGGGGAACAGTTATTCCGGCGTTTTCCAGATAAGGATCAAACACTACTATTCGCGGCTACGACTGGCGTACCTTTCGGTTCGCCTCGGGCAATGACTTCAGCTGCCGCCCGCCCTCGAAGTTATTGGGATCAAGCCATGCACTGAACGCGCGCTTGAGCGCTGGCCACTCGCCGTCGATGATGGAAAACCACGCGGTGTCGCGGTTGCGGCCCTTGTACACCACCGCCTGGCGGAAGGTGCCCTCGTAGGCAAAGCCCAGGCGCTCGGCCGCGCGACGGGAGGGGGCGTTGAGCGAGTCGCACTTCCATTCGTAGCGGCGGTAGCCTAGCTGGTCGAAGACGTATTCCATGACGAGAAACTGCGCCTC
This is a stretch of genomic DNA from Corynebacterium vitaeruminis DSM 20294. It encodes these proteins:
- a CDS encoding 3-hydroxyacyl-CoA dehydrogenase/enoyl-CoA hydratase family protein produces the protein MSQTIKKAAVIGAGSMGAGIAAHMANAGIEVLLLDMSTDGATHGERSARARAGVETQLKRRGFMRPEFAERVTAGNTEDDLARLGEVDWVVEAIFENLEAKRELYARLEEHLAPEALLTSNTSTIPLAQLVEGMPATRRERFAITHFFNPPRVMRLVELVSGADTSEDTLATLRRACERQLGKVALDCRDTPGFIANRVGNLWMAAGARIALDSGVVPELADATFGRQFGIPRTGIFGLFDYIGLQLVPPIWASLTAALPASDAYHRYPIVDDPLFKGLLERGLTGRTGPSGIYRGRDEVIGEGFEYRQRQPIEDPAAAKKTALEVMETASPGGRFARETYLATLRYCIDTAAEICDTVDGIDVAMELGYAWKQGPFRLADSIGLEWLRAAFAEQPEGVPALLEAAITAGGFYPGPGKVLRADGQVADVAAREGVVTVAELAGRPDTRVVAENAAGRVLLLVGGVGIFNLATPMNSLNAEAFDLIQRTVVEGPSWGVKALVIASDEARAFSAGANLGTLVEAAETGDDAAVEVLMRRGSTTLRELRKAPFPVVAAVRGVALGGGMELLLACDKTVIHAESRLGFPERVVGLYPAWCGTVRTLERLYRHGAEDPVRAAFGLIAAADQRAPFDLQALGVLGEEDRIVLSVDHVIGDAVELASSLADGYAPPSDGEVPVWTSSTLLIDTIDVSEMSETDMAILTALASVYTIEGAETVGVDTLAEREVDRCVPLLLRPENLERARHMAATRKALRN
- a CDS encoding ABC-F family ATP-binding cassette domain-containing protein gives rise to the protein MPISFSHLSFSWPDATHCLRDVSGVFNARVTGITGENGSGKSTLIKILIGELEPSSGTVIRPDRVGYLPQDLGIAAERSIADVFGATAILHAIESIEAGDPRPEHFDMVGNRWDEAERLRKHLHEAGLSSLAADESALSRRLDSLSGGEAVRVALAAVLAENPEVIVLDEPTNNLDGDAKESFYHFLENTKNQVIVVSHDRAVLRRVEETAELYQGKLRFFEGNLDYYEAAVRSEQDSAARALRDAKSVVRRELKEQQSMETRLARDARRGAKFSREKRKPPIAMGNDKNRSEHSSAKRRQECKGKVAAAQAVTDSAAARIRDIEGVYIELPETFVANGTRIAEFEAVGRREIVAGPERVRIAGPNGCGKTTLMNAIFASSPRAGYVRQRIDLPNEATVMAVVGGTPQRTRDQLARLCFQNDKVFAKIGTLSGGERFRVELARAILREPAPTLLLLDEPTNNLDMLTVEWLASALDAYRGAIIIVSHDEEFCARIGVTRTIELS